The following are encoded together in the Campylobacter devanensis genome:
- a CDS encoding AAC(3) family N-acetyltransferase — protein sequence MCLLSGSTGALANWILKNRPEFGRTAHPIYSLMVWGKDAKMLANLNNIDAFESYSPFGYMYKFDAKMAFLM from the coding sequence TCTGGATCGACTGGAGCGTTAGCTAACTGGATATTAAAAAACCGCCCTGAATTTGGCCGTACAGCTCATCCGATTTATTCATTAATGGTTTGGGGCAAGGATGCTAAAATGCTTGCTAATCTTAATAATATCGATGCCTTTGAGAGTTACTCGCCATTTGGTTATATGTATAAATTTGATGCGAAAATGGCCTTTTTAATGTAG